One genomic segment of Lytechinus pictus isolate F3 Inbred chromosome 18, Lp3.0, whole genome shotgun sequence includes these proteins:
- the LOC135157464 gene encoding protein NDNF-like produces MNSLFKPPLTFFLPLLLLVSRAKLSPSQRLPGNTPGDSGRHPELFYENGLLPDGREMTAYAAQGTTKKFFFTVDEDNTPVRIVVTPCSARIEWNLSMLELPEDGSGSSAADQLSEQRPRRQPTTTPGTILKSYSGYDAGKYMTNTSPACTYVLEVRSVERGTSFQIYATSTPDSDHFFPELPSDPQVDVTSFNKNRVSLAWKPSPSDVVYHQPVRYCLAINTRRNYHTWCGVQASVPGGGSNPFPSSQTRFGFDSEREMRRARKRIQEEQAILSRSDEAPDMVIECVGSKTLHTITNLDPGTRYFFDLFAVDQVTNRSVAFIGTSIYTRAEPPDRRIIRLKDGGLRTIRAERSSSIKQFRFPVSGKSRDQDVNVTIQSCSQTIAVEIWREGVKIRDAPVKSLKHFSIRNVEDELLIKVKTRRRTPTDYKIFATTNPSKYPFPQLPKDSTIRVFKNLRQCTSVTLAWLSTKEVSQYCLYMREEDPKSRGLIRQDSRCHGPKNRKKSEKVLCRSVNGAEAERDALTEVVTGLKAGTKYIFDVYVSGVGKETLAYKSKTVKTKRTCDV; encoded by the exons ATGAACTCATTATTCAAGCCACCATTGACCTTCTTcctccctctcctcctcctGGTGTCACGGGCCAAACTTTCCCCATCGCAGCGGCTACCGGGCAACACCCCTGGTGATTCTGGGCGGCACCCGGAGCTCTTCTACGAGAACGGCCTCTTGCCCGACGGCAGGGAGATGACAGCCTATGCAGCACAGGGAACCACCAAAAA ATTTTTCTTCACGGTTGATGAAGACAACACCCCAGTACGAATAGTGGTGACTCCTTGTTCGGCCAGGATTGAATGGAATTTATCAATGCTAGAGCTCCCAGAGGACGGCAGTGGTTCCA GTGCTGCTGACCAGTTAAGCGAACAGCGCCCTCGACGGCAGCCTACAACTACCCCTGGGACGATCCTGAAAAGCTATTCAGGTTACGACGCGGGAAAATATATGACCAACACATCTCCAGCGTGCACCTATGTCTTAGAGGTGCGGAGTGTTGAACGAGGGACGTCCTTTCAGATTTACGCGACGTCGACACCCGATTCAGATCATTTCTTTCCAGAGCTCCCGAGTGATCCGCAAGTCGATGTGACGTCATTCAATAAGAACCGGGTGTCGTTGGCGTGGAAGCCGAGTCCTTCCGACGTGGTTTACCATCAACCGGTTCGATACTGCCTGGCGATTAACACCAGACGAAACTACCACACATGGTGTGGTGTCCAGGCTAGTGTTCCAGGTGGCGGTTCCAATCCGTTCCCGTCATCGCAAACGAGATTTGGCTTCGATTCGGAAAGAGAAATGCGTCGGGCTAGGAAGCGGATTCAGGAAGAACAAGCGATTCTTAGCAGATCTGATGAAGCGCCCGATATGGTGATTGAATGCGTCGGCTCAAAGACCCTGCATACGATTACCAACTTAGATCCAGGTACGAGATACTTTTTTGATCTCTTTGCCGTGGATCAAGTTACTAATCGAAGCGTAGCCTTCATCGGAACGTCGATCTATACCCGCGCCGAACCTCCCGATCGGAGGATCATAAGATTAAAAGATGGTGGGCTAAGAACGATCAGGGCAGAACGCTCGAGTTCAATCAAGCAGTTCAGATTCCCAGTAAGCGGCAAGTCGCGTGACCAGGATGTCAATGTCACTATTCAGTCATGTTCGCAAACAATTGCGGTAGAGATCTGGAGAGAAGGGGTGAAGATTCGAGATGCTCCAGTGAAATCCCTTAAGCATTTCAGCATACGTAATGTGGAAGATGAACTTCTGATAAAAGTCAAGACCAGGAGGCGGACACCGAcagattataaaatatttgcgACAACAAATCCATCAAAGTACCCTTTTCCGCAGCTCCCAAAAGACAGCACGATAAGAGTTTTCAAAAACTTAAGACAGTGTACGTCAGTGACGCTGGCGTGGTTAAGCACAAAAGAGGTTTCACAATATTGTTTGTATATGCGGGAGGAAGATCCGAAAAGTAGAGGCCTTATCAGGCAAGATAGCCGTTGTCATGGACCGAAGAATCGGAAAAAGAGCGAGAAAGTGTTATGTCGCTCGGTCAATGGTGCAGAAGCAGAAAGAGACGCTTTGACAGAAGTGGTTACAGGCCTGAAGGCAGGcactaaatacatttttgacGTGTATGTCAGTGGGGTCGGCAAGGAGACTCTTGCATACAAGAGCAAAACTGTGAAGACAAAACGGACTTGTGACGTTTGA